The Sinomicrobium kalidii genome contains a region encoding:
- a CDS encoding NAD(P)H-dependent oxidoreductase translates to METLVIVIHPELQNSLVNKRWIEELEKYPHRYTIHDLYGAYPDEKIAVEKEQQLAESFDRIVFQFPFYWFNCPPLFKKWLDEVLTHGWAYGKNSPYQLSGKKIALGITAGINEVDYHPSGRYKYTLERLTTPFELTFDYIHADYRSFFAFYGAEHNGTPQRIAKSAHEYIDFIETL, encoded by the coding sequence ATGGAAACACTTGTTATTGTAATTCATCCCGAGCTCCAAAATTCCCTGGTGAACAAACGCTGGATCGAAGAACTGGAAAAGTATCCCCACAGGTATACCATACACGACCTGTACGGTGCTTATCCCGATGAGAAAATCGCCGTTGAAAAGGAACAGCAACTGGCTGAATCCTTTGACCGGATCGTATTCCAGTTCCCCTTCTATTGGTTTAACTGTCCGCCCTTGTTCAAAAAATGGCTCGATGAAGTATTGACCCACGGATGGGCTTATGGAAAAAACAGCCCGTATCAACTTAGCGGAAAGAAAATTGCGCTGGGAATCACGGCAGGTATTAACGAAGTGGATTACCACCCTTCCGGAAGGTACAAATATACACTGGAACGGCTAACAACCCCGTTCGAGCTCACTTTTGATTATATCCATGCCGATTATCGCTCGTTCTTTGCCTTCTACGGCGCCGAACACAACGGCACTCCGCAACGGATAGCTAAAAGTGCACACGAATACATAGACTTTATCGAAACATTATAG
- a CDS encoding winged helix-turn-helix transcriptional regulator, producing the protein MSKIKKTSTNYENRQIMNSECDEVYAANLIGGRWTIAICCYLAGGKLRFSELRKRMPNITERMLTLHLRKMEGNQLVKRTVYAEVPPRVEYELTPCGQELVPILDRLKEWGSKHKKLFAQ; encoded by the coding sequence ATGAGTAAAATAAAGAAGACTTCTACCAACTATGAAAACAGGCAGATCATGAATTCGGAATGCGATGAGGTCTATGCCGCAAATCTCATAGGCGGAAGATGGACCATAGCCATATGTTGTTACCTGGCCGGCGGAAAGCTGCGTTTCAGCGAGCTGCGTAAGCGAATGCCCAATATTACGGAACGCATGCTTACGCTGCACCTCCGGAAAATGGAAGGCAATCAACTGGTAAAAAGAACGGTGTATGCCGAAGTTCCGCCCCGTGTAGAATATGAGTTGACTCCATGCGGGCAGGAATTAGTGCCTATACTGGACCGGTTAAAGGAATGGGGCAGTAAG